One stretch of Rosistilla oblonga DNA includes these proteins:
- a CDS encoding acyl carrier protein, which translates to MTPEDIREEIIDILGDIAPDEDLSNLEDAKPFREQLELDSMDFLDIVMELRKRHRVQIPEEEYGQLASMQSTVTYLEPKMKDIVRS; encoded by the coding sequence ATGACGCCTGAAGACATTCGCGAAGAAATTATCGACATCCTCGGCGATATCGCTCCCGATGAAGACCTCAGCAACCTCGAGGACGCCAAACCGTTCCGCGAACAGCTGGAACTCGACAGCATGGATTTCCTGGATATCGTGATGGAGTTGCGTAAGCGGCACCGCGTGCAAATTCCGGAAGAGGAATACGGCCAACTGGCAAGCATGCAGAGCACCGTGACGTACCTAGAACCGAAGATGAAAGACATCGTTCGCAGCTAG
- a CDS encoding phytoene desaturase family protein yields MTTANSPTDPPREDVYDTIIIGAGMSGLAAGIRLAYFDQRVCILEKHYTIGGLNSFYRQNGRDYDVGLHAITNFTEKGSKKGPLAKLLRQLRFRWDDFQLSPAIGSAIRFPDVELNFGNDIKLLEADIAKQFPHQKDNFQKLLARLLDYDDLDEASFNISTRQVLEETITDPLLIEMLLCPLMWYGNARQQDMDFGQFCIMFRACYMEGFARPFKGVRLILKNLVRKFRGLGGELKLRSGVDRIHVEGDRAVGVVLDDGTEIRGKRILSSAGQIETMRLCDDITQVDVARAGQLSFIESISILDRQPKQIGFDRTILFYNDSPRFHWERPEDTLCDPRTGVVCSPNNYLYDDADGELPDGVIRLTTLANHDRWCGLSEEEYRRQKTIQYDEAIDAAVRFMPDFRRHVIDTDVFTPKTIRRFTWHDNGAIYGVPDKQLDGQTHLPNLFLCGTDQGFVGIVGAIVSGISMANRHCLTS; encoded by the coding sequence TTGACCACGGCCAATTCCCCAACCGACCCACCACGTGAAGACGTCTACGACACCATCATCATTGGTGCGGGGATGTCGGGGTTGGCCGCAGGCATTCGCTTGGCCTACTTCGATCAACGTGTCTGCATTCTCGAAAAGCACTACACGATCGGTGGGCTGAATTCGTTCTATCGACAAAACGGCCGCGATTACGACGTCGGTCTGCACGCGATCACGAACTTCACCGAGAAGGGAAGCAAAAAGGGACCGTTGGCCAAACTGCTGCGGCAGCTGCGGTTTCGCTGGGACGACTTCCAATTGTCCCCAGCCATCGGGTCGGCGATCCGCTTTCCCGATGTCGAGCTGAATTTCGGCAACGATATCAAGCTGCTGGAAGCGGATATTGCCAAGCAGTTCCCGCACCAGAAAGACAACTTCCAAAAGCTGTTGGCCCGGCTGCTCGATTACGATGACCTCGACGAGGCTTCGTTTAACATCTCGACGCGGCAGGTGTTGGAAGAGACGATCACCGATCCGCTGCTGATCGAAATGTTGTTGTGTCCGCTGATGTGGTACGGCAACGCGCGGCAGCAAGACATGGACTTCGGCCAGTTTTGCATCATGTTCCGCGCCTGCTACATGGAGGGTTTTGCCCGCCCATTTAAAGGCGTCCGGCTGATCCTCAAAAATCTTGTCCGCAAGTTCCGCGGACTCGGCGGCGAACTGAAGCTGCGCAGCGGTGTCGACCGGATCCATGTCGAAGGCGATCGCGCCGTCGGAGTCGTCCTGGACGATGGGACGGAGATTCGCGGCAAGCGGATTCTTTCGTCGGCGGGGCAGATCGAAACGATGCGACTGTGCGACGACATCACGCAAGTCGACGTCGCCCGCGCCGGCCAGCTGTCGTTTATCGAATCGATCTCGATCCTCGATCGCCAACCGAAGCAGATCGGATTTGATCGCACGATCCTGTTCTACAACGACAGCCCGCGATTCCACTGGGAACGCCCCGAGGATACGCTCTGCGATCCACGTACCGGCGTAGTCTGCTCACCAAACAACTACCTCTACGACGATGCCGACGGCGAGCTGCCCGATGGAGTGATCCGGCTCACGACACTGGCGAATCACGATCGCTGGTGTGGGTTATCCGAGGAAGAGTATCGCCGCCAGAAGACGATCCAATACGATGAAGCGATCGACGCCGCGGTCCGCTTCATGCCCGATTTCCGCCGGCATGTGATCGATACCGATGTCTTCACGCCCAAGACGATCCGCCGCTTTACCTGGCACGACAACGGCGCGATCTACGGCGTTCCCGACAAACAACTCGACGGACAGACACATCTGCCGAACCTGTTCCTGTGCGGAACCGATCAAGGTTTTGTGGGAATCGTGGGAGCGATCGTCAGCGGGATCTCGATGGCCAACCGCCACTGCTTAACTTCGTAA